A part of Thermomicrobiales bacterium genomic DNA contains:
- the dapB gene encoding 4-hydroxy-tetrahydrodipicolinate reductase has protein sequence MVYLSSVSRPVEIDVVRIGIAGASGRMGREIVSAAEDWSGVEIRGGLVRPDSCALERESAVPLFTEAAALAETVDVIIDVSAPTATPWIAGAARQAGTPLVCGVTGLGEVGQAALASAARQVPVLYARNLSPGIAALLDLLPRLIAALPEADVEIVETHHRGKKDAPSGTAEALSEVIVRSRGELAEQRIVHGREGMAPRQPGEIGIHSLRGGANSGEHTVLLATDGEEIRISHRALSRRTFADGAIRAAEWLIQQPAGLYSMADVLAG, from the coding sequence ATGGTCTATCTGAGCTCTGTTTCCCGGCCGGTGGAGATCGATGTGGTGCGCATCGGCATCGCGGGAGCAAGTGGCCGCATGGGACGCGAGATCGTATCGGCTGCAGAGGATTGGAGCGGAGTCGAGATCCGGGGCGGTCTGGTGCGGCCCGATTCGTGCGCGTTGGAGCGCGAATCCGCGGTGCCGCTCTTCACCGAGGCCGCAGCGCTCGCCGAAACGGTCGATGTGATCATCGACGTCTCCGCGCCTACAGCGACACCCTGGATCGCTGGAGCGGCTCGTCAGGCTGGCACGCCGCTTGTTTGCGGGGTGACCGGTTTGGGCGAAGTGGGCCAGGCGGCGCTCGCATCGGCTGCGCGGCAGGTTCCCGTGCTCTATGCCAGAAACCTCAGTCCCGGTATTGCCGCGTTGCTCGACCTTCTGCCGCGGCTGATCGCCGCGTTGCCAGAAGCCGACGTCGAGATCGTGGAAACGCACCATCGCGGGAAGAAGGATGCGCCCTCGGGCACCGCGGAAGCTTTGAGCGAAGTTATCGTGCGGAGTCGAGGCGAGCTGGCGGAACAGCGCATCGTGCATGGCCGCGAGGGGATGGCGCCACGCCAGCCGGGCGAGATTGGCATCCACTCGCTGCGCGGTGGGGCGAACAGCGGCGAGCACACGGTCCTGCTGGCAACTGATGGTGAGGAAATTCGCATCAGCCATCGCGCGCTCAGCCGCCGCACCTTTGCCGATGGAGCGATTCGTGCCGCCGAATGGCTCATCCAGCAGCCGGCGGGGTTGTACTCGATGGCGGACGTGCTGGCGGGCTGA
- the dapA gene encoding 4-hydroxy-tetrahydrodipicolinate synthase gives MTATTIPASTISDHLTGAFTALITPFRNGEIDERVLRELVEFQIGSGIDGLVPCGTTGESATMTEREHAFVIETVIDQTAGRVPVIAGTGTNDTRITIERTRHALHAGATAALVVVPYYNKPTQDGLIAHYTAIAEAVDLPLVLYNVPGRTGITMSGQTTIALSRIPTIAAIKEAAGNLDLVSEIVHETDDDFVVLSGDDSLTLPMISVGARGVISVLSNILPAEVTELTRLANAGRFAEARRAHLRLFDVMRAMFTGNNPTAVKTAAEMLGLCSSEVRLPLTGLNDRQVSEIAQAVAPWLPTVQAMAAD, from the coding sequence ATGACCGCCACTACAATTCCAGCGTCGACGATTAGCGACCACTTGACCGGCGCGTTTACCGCGCTCATTACCCCGTTCCGAAACGGTGAGATCGACGAGCGGGTCCTGCGCGAGCTGGTCGAGTTCCAGATCGGATCAGGCATCGACGGTCTCGTGCCCTGCGGCACCACCGGCGAATCGGCCACCATGACCGAGCGCGAACACGCCTTCGTGATCGAGACGGTGATCGATCAGACCGCCGGCCGGGTGCCTGTGATCGCTGGAACGGGGACCAACGATACCCGCATTACCATCGAGCGTACCCGTCATGCACTGCACGCTGGAGCGACGGCCGCGTTGGTGGTCGTGCCCTACTACAACAAGCCAACGCAGGACGGTCTCATCGCGCACTACACCGCAATTGCCGAGGCGGTCGACCTCCCATTGGTGCTGTACAACGTTCCTGGGCGAACTGGAATCACCATGAGCGGTCAGACCACGATCGCGCTCTCCCGGATTCCAACCATCGCTGCTATCAAAGAGGCAGCCGGCAATCTCGATCTCGTTTCCGAGATCGTGCACGAGACCGACGACGATTTCGTCGTGCTTTCCGGCGACGATTCGCTGACGCTGCCGATGATCAGCGTTGGGGCACGGGGAGTCATCTCGGTGCTCTCCAACATTCTTCCGGCCGAAGTGACCGAGTTGACGCGTCTCGCCAATGCAGGGCGGTTCGCCGAAGCGCGCCGCGCGCATCTGCGCCTGTTCGATGTGATGCGCGCGATGTTCACGGGCAACAACCCGACCGCCGTGAAGACCGCCGCGGAAATGCTCGGGCTCTGTTCGAGCGAGGTGCGCCTGCCGCTCACCGGGCTGAACGATCGACAGGTCAGCGAGATTGCCCAGGCGGTTGCACCGTGGCTGCCAACCGTCCAGGCAATGGCGGCCGACTAG